From a single Saccharomyces kudriavzevii IFO 1802 strain IFO1802 genome assembly, chromosome: 15 genomic region:
- the RPL20B gene encoding 60S ribosomal protein eL20 (similar to Saccharomyces cerevisiae RPL20A (YMR242C) and RPL20B (YOR312C); ancestral locus Anc_8.789), whose amino-acid sequence MAHFKEYQVIGRRLPTESVPEPKLFRMRIFASNEVIAKSRYWYFLQKLHKVKKASGEVVSINQINEAHPTKVKNFGVWVRYDSRSGTHNMYKEIRDVSRVAAVETLYQDMAARHRARFRSIHILKVAEIEKTADVKRQYVKQFLTKDLKFPLPHRVQKSTKTFSYKRPSTFY is encoded by the exons A TGGCTCATTTCAAAGAATACCAAGTCATTGGTCGTCGTTTACCAACCGAATCCGTTCCAGAACCAAAATTGTTCAGAATGAGGATTTTCGCTTCTAATGAAGTTATTGCCAAGTCTCGTTACTGGTATTTCTTGCAAAAATTGCACAAGGTTAAGAAAGCCTCTGGTGAAGTTGTTTCCATCAACCAAATTAACGAAGCTCACCCAACCAAGGTCAAGAACTTCGGTGTCTGGGTTAGATACGATTCCAGATCTGGTACTCACAACATGTACAAGGAAATCAGAGATGTTTCCAGAGTTGCTGCCGTTGAAACCTTATACCAAGATATGGCCGCTAGACACAGAGCTAGATTTAGATCTATCCACATCTTGAAGGTTgctgaaattgaaaagactGCTGACGTCAAGAGACAATACGTTAAGCAATTCTTGACCAAGGACTTGAAGTTCCCATTACCTCACAGAGTCCAAAAATCTAC
- the SPS4 gene encoding Sps4p (similar to Saccharomyces cerevisiae SPS4 (YOR313C); ancestral locus Anc_8.790): MSANLNLVRATRPQEENKDSVHKISNEVKGFVQPEEGVTENIADGQNQDVNEQVVNRGRLNLKTVDHIGAYPLIQETEGIAKKVAVTRIILAQTKPKIDKVIISKPVQTVAPVINFFDKVTNSTLNTVERVVPSLKTKTYQRLGEEIALPYTLTKKYGKQFKDTSARSGDNYIYQPIHGRLVKFRKYYNEKFVDTKGKPLVRGHLDPILLPLNNAFEKATIKYLPKGEKVPNDTFCCEFNRGLALDYNFMTRALSAASHQVADVAKLPFAYGYHTNTVYNKNLDKQDDLRIKNVLKGTWDTMKDLEHEVWVSVTDGRLFKIFGTKSEGDDLPRLVQ; this comes from the coding sequence ATGTCAGCAAATTTGAATCTAGTGAGGGCCACAAGAccacaagaagaaaataaggatTCTGTACACAAAATCTCAAACGAAGTCAAAGGATTTGTACAACCAGAAGAAGGAGTTACTGAAAATATCGCCGACGGCCAAAATCAGGACGTCAATGAACAAGTAGTTAACAGAGGTCGACTAAACCTCAAAACAGTCGACCACATTGGGGCTTATCCACTTATACAAGAAACAGAAGGGATTGCAAAGAAGGTGGCTGTCACGAGAATTATTTTGGCACAGACGAAACCCAAAATAGATAAAGtaataatatcaaaacCAGTCCAAACCGTAGCCCCAGtaatcaatttttttgataaagtgACCAACTCAACTTTGAATACTGTAGAACGTGTTGTTCCTTCTTTAAAAACGAAAACTTATCAAAGATTAGGTGAGGAAATTGCACTACCCTATACtttgacaaaaaaatatggaaaaCAGTTCAAGGACACAAGCGCAAGAAGTGGAGATAATTATATTTACCAACCTATCCATGGAAGGTTAGTAAAATTTAGAAAGTActataatgaaaaattcgtaGACACAAAGGGCAAGCCATTGGTTAGAGGACATCTTGATCCTATTCTATTACCATTGAACAATGCATTCGAAAAGGCAACGATAAAATATTTGCCCAAAGGTGAAAAGGTTCCAAATGATACCTTTTGCTGCGAATTTAATAGAGGTTTAGCCTTGGACTACAATTTCATGACAAGAGCACTTTCCGCTGCTAGTCATCAAGTGGCTGATGTTGCAAAACTACCTTTTGCCTATGGATACCATACAAACACTGTTTACAACAAAAATCTAGACAAACAAGACGATTTGAGAATtaaaaatgttttgaaagGTACCTGGGACACCATGAAAGACTTGGAACACGAAGTTTGGGTCTCTGTTACTGATGGGAGGCtatttaaaatttttggtaCCAAATCCGAGGGAGATGATTTACCACGTCTAGTACAATAG
- the SFG1 gene encoding Sfg1p (similar to Saccharomyces cerevisiae SFG1 (YOR315W); ancestral locus Anc_8.791), producing MNHIQSSDTFLLQTPISKKHIELEIPNTPSKKCKYSPDFTAEDITPSKRFRLYQARFKTSSKNIKAQTLGVSTKRNQDEISNPFMSERYNDYRNIVSPGLSFDNDCFSEHELVSPLSDISSINSTSPDVEKPDSLDPFGVDSFVWNCKPLVNKEALELHRMIHSSFPMNPPNSNSDMPLLLPKLKKRLSPVGRSTFKPARYEPSHRLLKPKKSILTIPAKSLNLIVSSSRGSLNDATIFATEINSSLSNEENKLPAISSTWEKLTIPVNSSIKEKYKKLKDQIYGHTNNVGEDEGIGEDSLPDAAVIRGYEFQSERSDDQNLRNKEENTKDYKKVQWAKVLEQ from the coding sequence atgaatcatATACAATCTTCAGACACATTTTTGTTGCAAACACCAATATCGAAAAAGCACATTGAACTCGAAATACCCAACACACCAAGCAAGAAATGTAAGTATTCGCCAGATTTCACAGCAGAAGACATCACACCTTCCAAAAGGTTTCGGTTATATCAAGCTAGATTCAAGACAAGTTCGAAGAATATAAAAGCTCAAACTCTTGGCGTATcgacaaaaagaaatcaagatGAAATCAGTAATCCCTTTATGTCTGAAAGATACAATGACTACCGCAATATCGTTAGTCCAGGCTTAAGTTTCGATAATGATTGCTTCTCAGAACATGAACTAGTTAGTCCATTGAGTGATATATCGTCAATAAACTCCACATCGCCCGATGTGGAAAAGCCCGATTCTTTAGATCCTTTCGGCGTTGATTCTTTTGTTTGGAATTGCAAACCTCTTGTTAATAAAGAAGCACTGGAGCTCCATAGAATGATTCATTCTTCATTTCCTATGAACCCACCCAATTCCAATAGCGACAtgccattattattaccaAAGCTGAAAAAGAGGTTATCTCCAGTTGGTAGATCAACCTTCAAACCAGCAAGATATGAACCTTCCCATCGCCTACTGAAGCCCAAAAAGTCAATTTTAACGATACCGGCCAAATCTCTCAACCTCATAGTGAGTTCGTCGCGGGGCTCTTTGAATGATGCTACCATTTTTGCGACCGAGATAAATTCTTCGCTGAGCAATGAGGAGAACAAACTACCGGCAATTTCTAGTACCTGGGAGAAGCTCACGATCCCAGTAAACTCGTCAATTaaggaaaaatacaaaaaactCAAAGACCAGATTTATGGACATACTAATAATGTCGGCGAAGATGAAGGAATCGGAGAAGACAGTCTTCCCGACGCGGCAGTTATAAGAGGTTATGAATTTCAGTCGGAAAGAAGTGATGACCAGAACCTCCGGaacaaagaagagaatACGAAAGACTATAAAAAAGTGCAATGGGCAAAAGTTCTAGAACAATAG
- the COT1 gene encoding metal cation transporter COT1 (similar to Saccharomyces cerevisiae ZRC1 (YMR243C) and COT1 (YOR316C); ancestral locus Anc_8.792) produces the protein MKLGSKEIRIVSLLLLDTLFFVLEITAGYMSHSLALIADSFHMLNDVISLMVALWAVNVAKNKNPDSTYTYGWKRAEILGALINAIFLIALCVSILVEALQRIIAPPVIENPKFVLCVGIAGLVSNTVGIFLFHDHDQEHGHGHSHSDIFAGDEAQMPSSHTHTHGHGDRLGDIDRMDSSDSISEIMPDAVVNSVMNENTRLLTPENASKTPSYSISDHTIASGGGNHAEQKGTRRSLNMHGVFLHVLGDALGNIGVMLSAFFIWKTDYSWKYYTDPLVSLIITAIIFSSALPLSCRASKILLQATPSTLSGDQVERDLLQVPGIVAIHDFHIWNLTESIYIASLHIQLDITPDQFTNLAKLVRTKLHRYGIHSATLQPEFMAKRVTSTERTALTGTTEGSQNDYPHGNSLSSRPGTCGTAISDSTCLIDNAANCNTADCLDGH, from the coding sequence atgaaactgggaagcaaagaaataagaattgTGTCCTTGTTGCTGCTGGATACGCTATTTTTCGTGTTAGAGATAACGGCCGGGTACATGTCGCACTCTCTAGCCCTGATTGCGGATTCGTTCCATATGTTAAACGATGTAATTTCTCTTATGGTTGCACTTTGGGCCGTAAACGTTgccaagaacaaaaatccGGATTCCACGTATACTTATGGCTGGAAAAGAGCTGAGATTTTAGGTGCTTTGATTAACGCCATCTTTTTGATTGCTCTGTGCGTCTCGATTCTGGTCGAAGCACTGCAAAGGATTATAGCTCCCCCGGTAAttgaaaatccaaaatttgTGCTGTGCGTGGGTATCGCAGGGTTAGTATCGAACACCGTTGGCATTTTCTTATTCCACGACCATGACCAAGAACACGGGCATGGACATTCCCACAGCGATATCTTCGCCGGCGACGAGGCTCAGATGCCGTCGTCACACACGCATACACATGGTCACGGTGACCGCCTGGGAGATATCGACCGCATGGATAGCTCTGATAGTATTTCCGAGATTATGCCTGATGCCGTAGTTAATAGCGTCATGAACGAAAACACCCGACTATTGACACCGGAGAACGCATCCAAGACTCCATCATACTCAATATCCGACCATACCATTGCCAGCGGCGGCGGCAATCATGCAGAGCAGAAGGGGACTAGGAGGTCCCTGAATATGCATGGGGTATTTCTACACGTCCTGGGCGATGCTCTTGGTAACATTGGAGTTATGCTGTCcgcatttttcatttggaaAACTGACTACTCCTGGAAGTATTATACTGATCCGCTTGTCTCATTGATAATCACGGCCATAATATTTTCATCTGCGCTTCCTCTATCGTGTCGAGCTTCCAAAATACTGCTGCAGGCCACACCCTCCACTTTATCCGGGGACCAAGTGGAAAGGGATCTTTTGCAAGTACCAGGCATCGTTGCTATTCATGACTTCCACATTTGGAATCTGACAGAATCCATTTATATTGCTTCCTTGCACATTCAGTTAGATATCACACCGGACCAATTCACTAATTTGGCCAAATTGGTTAGAACAAAACTGCACCGCTATGGTATTCATTCGGCTACTTTGCAGCCGGAGTTTATGGCCAAAAGAGTCACTTCGACCGAGAGAACTGCGCTTACTGGGACCACCGAAGGGTCTCAAAACGACTACCCACACGGTAATTCGCTTTCATCAAGACCTGGGACGTGTGGAACAGCCATTTCAGATTCAACATGTCTCATCGACAACGCTGCCAATTGCAATACTGCAGATTGCTTAGACGGTCATTGA
- the FAA1 gene encoding long-chain fatty acid-CoA ligase FAA1 (similar to Saccharomyces cerevisiae FAA4 (YMR246W) and FAA1 (YOR317W); ancestral locus Anc_8.796) has translation MVAQYSVPVGKAANEHETAPRRNYQCAEEAIVRPRHMKCSTVYEFALESFQKHKNLNAMGWRDVKEIHEESKSVMKKVDGKETAVEKKWMYYELSHYQYNTFNELTDIMHDIGRGLVKMGLKPNDDDKLHIYAATSHKWMKMFLGAQSQGIPVVTAYDTLGEKGLIHSLVQTGSNAIFTDNSLLASLIKPVQAAQDIKFIIHFDSIDPEDKRQSGKMYQSAHDALNKIKEVRPDIKTFSFEEILKLGKDFRNEIDVHPPGKEDLCCIMYTSGSTGEPKGVVLKHSNVVAGVGGISLNIIKFVGDTDRVICFLPLAHIFELAFELLSFYWGSCIGYATVKTLTNTSMRNCLGDLQEFKPTIMVGVAAVWETVRKGILNQIDNLPFLAKKIFWTTYNTKLNMQRYHIPGGGILGNLIFKKVRTATGGQLRYLLNGGSPISRDAQEFITNLICPMLIGYGLTETCASAAVLDPANFELGVAGDLTGCVTVKLVDVEELGYFAKNNQGEVWIKGANITPEYYKNEQETSEAITDDGWFKTGDIGEWKANGHLKIIDRKKNLVKTMNGEYIALEKLESVYRSNEYVSNICVYADQSKTKPVGIIVPNEAPLTKLAKKLGIMKQDDSSINIENYLHEPKLVKAVYSDLLKTGKDQGLVGIELLAGIVFFDGEWTPQNGYVTSAQKLKRKGILDAVKDEVDAVYGSS, from the coding sequence atgGTTGCTCAATATTCCGTCCCAGTTGGCAAGGCCGCCAATGAGCACGAAACTGctccaagaagaaactaTCAATGTGCTGAAGAAGCGATCGTTAGACCTCGCCACATGAAATGTTCCACTGTCTATGAGTTCGCCCTGGAAAGTTTCCAGAAGCACAAAAACCTCAATGCTATGGGTTGGAGAGATGTGAAGGAAATCCATGAAGAATCTAAATcagtaatgaaaaaggtCGACGGCAAGGAGACAGCCgtagagaaaaaatggatgTACTACGAACTCTCCCACTACCAGTATAACACTTTCAACGAGCTGACGGATATCATGCACGATATCGGTCGCGGGTTGGTGAAAATGGGGTTGAAGCCgaatgatgatgacaaACTACATATTTACGCCGCCACCTCACATAAatggatgaaaatgtttttaGGTGCGCAGTCTCAAGGTATTCCCGTCGTTACTGCCTACGACACTCTGGGTGAGAAGGGGCTGATCCATTCTTTGGTGCAAACCGGGTCTAACGCCATCTTCACGGATAACTCTTTACTGGCATCTTTGATTAAACCAGTCCAGGCCGCTCAGGATATAAAGTTCATAATTCACTTCGATTCGATTGATCCTGAGGACAAGAGACAAAGTGGTAAGATGTACCAATCAGCCCACGATGCCCTCAATAAGATCAAGGAAGTCAGACCAGATATCAAGACCTTCAGTTTTGAGGAAATCTTGAAGCTGGGTAAGGACTTCCGTAACGAAATCGATGTTCACCCACCTGGCAAGGAGGACCTCTGTTGTATCATGTACACTTCGGGTTCTACAGGTGAGCCAAAGGGTGTGGTCTTGAAACATTCGAATGTTGTCGCAGGTGTTGGCGGTATAAGTTTGAACATTATCAAATTTGTAGGGGACACCGACCGTGTTATTTGCTTTTTGCCATTGGCCCATATCTTTGAATTGGCGTTTGAACTGCTGTCCTTTTATTGGGGGTCCTGCATTGGTTATGCAACCGTGAAAACCTTAACAAACACTTCCATGAGAAATTGCCTAGGTGACTTGCAAGAATTCAAACCCACCATCATGGTTGGTGTTGCCGCTGTTTGGGAGACAGTGAGAAAGGGTATTCTAAACCAAATCGATAATTTGCCTTTCCtcgccaaaaaaatcttctggACCACCTATAATACAAAACTGAACATGCAACGTTACCACATTCCCGGCGGCGGCATATTGGGTAAtttgatattcaaaaaggTCAGAACAGCTACGGGTGGCCAATTGAGATACTTACTGAACGGTGGTTCTCCAATTAGTCGAGACGCTCAGGAATTCATTACGAACTTGATTTGCCCCATGCTGATCGGTTACGGTTTAACTGAAACGTGTGCTAGTGCTGCTGTCCTAGACCCTGCCAATTTTGAACTGGGCGTCGCAGGTGACTTGACTGGTTGTGTCACCGTCAAGTTGGTCGACGTTGAAGAGCTGGGCTATTTTGCCAAGAACAACCAAGGTGAAGTCTGGATCAAAGGTGCTAACATCACACCCGAATACTATAAGAACGAACAGGAGACTTCCGAAGCTATAACTGACGATGGTTGGTTCAAGACTGGCGATATCGGTGAATGGAAAGCAAACGGccatttgaaaatcatcgacagaaagaaaaaccTCGTTAAAACGATGAATGGTGAATATATTgctcttgaaaaattggaatcCGTCTACAGATCCAATGAATATGTCTCTAACATTTGTGTCTATGCCGACCAATCAAAGACTAAGCCAGTGGgtattattgttccaaacGAGGCTCCATTAACCAAACTGGccaaaaaattgggaaTCATGAAGCAAGATGACAGTTCGATTAACATCGAAAATTACTTGCATGAACCAAAATTGGTTAAAGCCGTTTATTCCGATCTTTTGAAGACTGGTAAAGACCAAGGTTTGGTCGGTATCGAACTACTAGCAGGTATAGTATTCTTCGACGGTGAATGGACCCCACAAAATGGTTACGTCACGTCCGCtcagaaattgaaaagaaagggtATTCTAGATGCCGTCAAAGATGAAGTCGACGCCGTTTATGGGTCTTCGTAG
- the HSH49 gene encoding U2 snRNP complex subunit HSH49 (similar to Saccharomyces cerevisiae HSH49 (YOR319W); ancestral locus Anc_8.797), which yields MNFSTDSDSTVYVGNIDPRITKDQLYELFIQINPVLRIKYPKDKVLQTYQGYAFIEFYNKEDAEYVIQIMNNTVKLYDRLIKVRQVTNSVGTANLSSNNSKDIALPIAKLFVKNLADSIDIDQLAKIFGKFGKTISKPEIFHLSNGKLKCACVYFEDFEKADLAIKSLNNQLVANSRITIDYAFKENGKASTKYGNEVDRLLNKEALKHGMLK from the coding sequence ATGAACTTCAGTACAGATTCAGATAGTACAGTTTATGTGGGAAATATAGATCCGAGAATAACGAAGGACCAACTTTATGAACTTTTCATTCAGATTAACCCAGTTTTAAGGATAAAATATCCCAAGGATAAAGTCTTGCAGACTTACCAGGGCTACGCATTCATTGAGTTCTACAACAAGGAAGATGCTGAATATGTGATACAAATAATGAACAACACCGTCAAACTCTATGACCGACTGATAAAAGTTCGACAGGTGACCAACTCCGTAGGTACAGCTAATTTATCCTCGAATAATTCTAAGGACATAGCGTTACCTATTGCCAAGTTATTTGTAAAGAATCTGGCAGATTCGATAGATATTGACCAATTGGCCAAGatttttggtaaatttGGCAAAACAATAAGCAAGCCAGAGATTTTTCACTTATCAAATGGGAAACTAAAGTGTGCGTGCGTTTATTTTGAGGACTTCGAAAAGGCTGATTTGGCAATTAAATCCCTAAATAACCAATTAGTCGCCAACAGCAGGATCACTATTGATTACGCATTCAAGGAAAATGGAAAGGCTAGCACGAAATACGGTAACGAGGTTGATAGGCTATTGAATAAAGAGGCATTGAAACACGGAATGTTAAAATAA
- the GNT1 gene encoding glucose N-acetyltransferase (similar to Saccharomyces cerevisiae GNT1 (YOR320C); ancestral locus Anc_8.798) yields MRLVSKRRVRFIVFILLAASTVFIVSRCIVHFQYNEEIKYYKKYFQQKKDGLQKIYNPLEIKEIPRQTIDDLYAKRLDKERKGNEVIEWSKLAYVNYVTDADYLCNTLIIFNDLKQRFGTKAKLVLLLSRDILDSSISTELGHINSLLAKIRAIDEDQVVIKLIDNIVKPDDTTSWNESLTKLLVFNQTEFDRVIYLDNDAALRSSLDELFFLPQYIKFAAPLTYWFLSEHDLEKSYHETKYREKQPINLKSYTKVLTTRINKGQMIYNHLPSLPHALYLNSNNIAQDIISSTFSLFSLFDFQSGRKASKLKFASNLMVINPSKEAFDEIAHVTLPKILNKKEKYDMDLINEEMYNLKRIIYNQFMFFRKVRKLFEPEVLVLPFGRYGLLTGSLRNPQHYPMIFNDVLGYKTLDENGGDVSRDLNDTVAYSKYIHFSDYPILKPWLYHSTKDFKCIVEGKAEDHDAELQACDIWNSIYASYIQSREICSV; encoded by the coding sequence ATGAGGTTGGTATCCAAGAGAAGAGTTAGATTTATTGTATTTATTTTGCTTGCTGCTTCCACCGTGTTCATAGTATCGAGATGTATCGTCCACTTCCAATACAACGAGGAAATAAAGTACTATAAAAAGTATtttcagcaaaaaaaagacggccttcaaaaaatatataatCCCTTAGAAATCAAAGAGATACCTAGACAAACAATAGATGATTTATACGCCAAACGTTTGGATAAGGAGCGGAAAGGAAATGAGGTAATTGAGTGGTCGAAGCTGGCATACGTGAATTACGTGACAGATGCGGATTACCTGTGTAATACGCTGATCATTTTTAATGATCTGAAGCAGCGCTTTGGAACAAAGGCGAAATTAGTTCTTTTGCTATCTAGAGACATACTAGATTCAAGCATCTCTACAGAGTTGGGACATATCAATTCACTTCTTGCTAAGATTCGGGCCATAGACGAGGACCAAGTTGTCATCAAACTGATTGATAATATTGTCAAACCAGATGATACTACATCCTGGAATGAAAGTTTAACCAAATTATTGGTCTTCAATCAAACTGAATTTGACCGTGTGATTTATCTTGATAACGATGCCGCTTTGAGGTCAAGTCTGGATGAGTTGTTCTTTTTACCGCAGTACATCAAATTTGCAGCACCTTTAACATATTGGTTTTTATCTGAACACGATTTGGAGAAATCGTACCATGAAACGAAATACCGTGAAAAGCAACCTATCAATCTCAAGTCATACACCAAAGTGTTGACTACAAGAATTAACAAAGGCCAGATGATCTACAACCATTTACCAAGCTTACCGCATGCATTATACTTGAACTCGAATAACATCGCTCAAGATATCATAAGTTCTACGTTTTCACTATTTTCGTTGTTTGACTTTCAAAGTGGTAGAAAAGCCAGCAAATTGAAATTCGCTTCCAATTTGATGGTCATTAATCCCTCGAAGGAAgcatttgatgaaattgcGCATGTCACGCTGCCCAAGATATtaaacaagaaggaaaaatacgATATGGATTTGattaatgaagaaatgtACAATTTGAAGAGGATTATTTATAACCAGTTTATGTTCTTTAGAAAAGTTAGGAAACTTTTTGAGCCAGAGGTTTTGGTTTTGCCGTTTGGAAGGTACGGTCTTTTAACGGGATCGTTGAGGAACCCACAGCACTATCCCatgattttcaatgatGTTTTAGGTTATAAAACCTTGGACGAGAATGGTGGTGACGTTTCAAGAGATTTAAATGACACTGTCGCATATTCTAAGTATATACATTTTTCAGACTATCCAATACTTAAGCCCTGGTTATACCATTCGACGAAGGACTTCAAATGTATTGTAGAAGGAAAGGCTGAGGATCATGATGCAGAGCTTCAAGCTTGTGATATTTGGAACTCGATCTACGCGTCCTACATACAATCACGAGAAATTTGTTCTGTTTGA
- the PMT3 gene encoding dolichyl-phosphate-mannose-protein mannosyltransferase PMT3 (similar to Saccharomyces cerevisiae PMT2 (YAL023C) and PMT3 (YOR321W); ancestral locus Anc_7.76) yields MPYRVATGYSEKVTDDDLIWRRPIVKEELEDADNFLIDESSPYDKVRSEKQVSRLDSIVMPIVFTVMGMFTRMYKIGRNNHVVWDEAHFGKFGSYYLRHEFYHDVHPPLGKMLVGLSGYLAGYNGSWDFPSGETYPECIDYVKMRLFQAMFSSLCVPLAYFTGRAIGFSRPSVWLFTILVIFENSYATLGKFILLDSMLLFFTVSSYFCLVKFHTKRKLPFTVKWWLWLCLTGLNLGCAISVKMVGLFIISVVGIYTVVELWSLLGDRSVPWKVYINHWLARIFALIVIPVCVFLLCFKIHFSLLSNSGPGDSTMPSLFQASLNGTKVGKGPRDVALGSSIISIKNQALGGALLHSHVQPFPEGSGQQQVTGYGYSDANNEWFFQRIRGVEPWTDAENSTFEFVKGGETYRLMHRLTGKNLHTHEVPAPVSKSEYEVSAYGDVDVGDNKDNWIIEIVEQVGKEDPKLLHPLSTSFRIRNSMLGCYLAQSGKRLPEWGFRQGEMICLKHASKRDKRTWWNIETHENEGLPEADDFVYPKASFLRNFIQLNSAMMATNNALVPNPEKVDGIASSAWQWPTLNVGVRLCEWSEKSVKYFLLGSPASVWPSSIAVCALIIHVIFLILKCQRQCVVLPEPAERDEFFMAAFYPLLAWVLHYLPFVIMSRVVYAHHYLPTLFFALMILSYYFDLITKRWASRNTGKLLRFSAYIAYGSLVIAGFFYFSPFSFGMEGPIEDYSYLGWLPTWKIAENIRST; encoded by the coding sequence ATGCCGTACAGAGTGGCAACCGGCTATAGCGAAAAAGTCACTGACGATGATTTGATATGGAGAAGACCAATAGTGAAGGAGGAACTCGAGGATGCTGACAATTTCTTAATAGATGAGAGTAGCCCATATGATAAAGTCAGGAGTGAGAAACAAGTATCGCGCTTGGATTCCATAGTCATGCCCATTGTTTTCACGGTAATGGGCATGTTTACTAGAATGTATAAGATTGGCCGTAACAATCACGTGGTTTGGGATGAGGCGCATTTTGGTAAGTTTGGCTCGTATTATCTAAGACACGAGTTCTACCATGACGTCCATCCGCCTCTGGGAAAGATGCTTGTTGGGCTCTCTGGCTACTTGGCTGGCTATAATGGTTCCTGGGACTTCCCGTCCGGCGAAACCTACCCCGAGTGCATCGATTATGTTAAAATGAGGTTGTTTCAGGCAATGTTCTCATCTCTATGCGTACCATTAGCCTATTTCACAGGGAGGGCCATCGGATTTTCCAGGCCGAGTGTCTGGCTATTTACCATCCTAGTCATTTTTGAGAACTCCTATGCAACATTAGGTAAATTCATTCTTCTAGATTCAATGctgcttttctttactgTTTCTTCTTACTTTTGCCTTGTTAAATTCCATACCAAGCGAAAGTTACCATTTACTGTCAAGTGGTGGCTATGGTTATGCCTCACCGGGTTGAATTTGGGTTGCGCAATATCTGTGAAAATGGTCGgtcttttcatcattagtGTGGTGGGTATTTATACCGTAGTGGAATTATGGAGCCTACTGGGAGATAGATCAGTGCCTTGGAAAGTTTACATCAATCACTGGTTAGCAAGAATATTTGCCCTTATCGTCATTCCTGTTTGCGTTTTTTTACTGTGTTTTAAGATCCATTTCAGTTTGCTATCCAACTCGGGTCCAGGCGACTCCACAATGCCATCGCTGTTTCAAGCTAGTTTGAATGGTACAAAAGTGGGTAAGGGACCCCGTGATGTCGCTTTAGGGTCTTCCATTATCTCCATAAAAAACCAAGCGTTAGGAGGCGCCCTATTACATTCCCATGTTCAACCATTTCCGGAAGGTTCTGGGCAGCAACAGGTAACCGGCTACGGTTACAGTGATGCCAACAATGAATGGTTTTTCCAAAGGATTAGAGGGGTTGAGCCCTGGACTGATGCTGAGAACTCTACGTTTGAGTTTGTCAAGGGTGGTGAAACGTATAGATTAATGCATCGCCTCACAGGCAAGAATCTACACACCCATGAAGTTCCAGCTCCTGTATCAAAAAGTGAATATGAAGTTTCTGCTTATGGAGACGTTGATGTTGGTGACAACAAAGATAACTGGATTATAGAAATCGTAGAACAAGTAGGGAAAGAAGATCCGAAGCTGTTGCACCCTTTGTCTACGTCTTTCCGCATAAGGAATTCTATGTTGGGCTGCTATCTGGCACAATCGGGCAAACGTTTACCAGAATGGGGATTTAGGCAAGGAGAAATGATCTGCTTAAAACATGCCTCCAAAAGAGATAAGAGAACGTGGTGGAATATTGAAACACATGAAAATGAAGGGCTCCCGGAGGCAGATGACTTCGTATATCCAAAAGCTTCATTCCTCAGAAATTTCATACAATTGAACTCAGCAATGATGGCAACCAACAACGCCTTGGTACCAAACCCTGAAAAAGTTGATGGCATAGCTTCGTCTGCTTGGCAATGGCCGACACTGAACGTCGGTGTGAGATTATGCGAATGGAGTGAAAAATCAGTAAAATACTTCTTATTAGGGTCACCTGCGTCTGTCTGGCCCTCAAGCATCGCAGTTTGCGCGCTGATAATACACGTTATATTCTTAATCCTTAAGTGCCAAAGACAATGTGTTGTTTTACCGGAACCAGCTGAACGCGATGAGTTTTTTATGGCCGCCTTTTATCCATTACTTGCATGGGTTCTGCATTACTTGCCCTTTGTAATCATGTCAAGAGTCGTATACGCCCACCACTATCTCCCtactcttttctttgccttAATGATATTATCATACTATTTTGATCTAATTACCAAACGTTGGGCGTCAAGAAATACTGGAAAATTACTAAGGTTCAGCGCTTACATTGCATATGGGTCACTTGTAATCGCTGggtttttttacttttctcCCTTTAGTTTTGGTATGGAAGGCCCAATAGAAGATTACTCTTACTTAGGATGGCTACCCACATGGAAGATTGCCGAAAATATACGCAGCACATAG